A single region of the Raphanus sativus cultivar WK10039 chromosome 1, ASM80110v3, whole genome shotgun sequence genome encodes:
- the LOC108862536 gene encoding endoribonuclease Dicer homolog 1: protein MVMEDERSSKEVTKPSYWLDACEDISCDLIDDLVSDFDPSSVSVSESIDDEVGVNNDFFGGIDHILDSIKNGGGLPNSNEAPPQLLAGEITKENYVSGVKRDEVVSKEEGDNKNRKRARVCSYQSNIPGRGHADSRKRTRSYYDEATTGHHNKRRDCYNYRRDNVREARGYWERDRVGSNELVYRQGTWEADHERDVNRREGGDKKKASEEKPEEQRKEKVVEEQARRYQLDVLEQAKAKNTIAFLETGAGKTLIAILLIKSVHKDLMSQKRKMLSVFLVPKVPLVYQQAEVIRNQTSFQVGHYCGEMGQDFWDARRWQREFESKQVLVMTAQILLNILRHSIIRMEAIDLLILDECHHAVKKHPYSLVMSEFYHTTSKDKRPAIFGMTASPVNLKGVSSQVDCAIKIRNLETKLDSTVCTIKDRKELEKHVPMPSEIVVEYDKAATMWSLHEKIKQMIAAVEEAAQASSRKSKWQFMGARDAGAKEELKQVYGVSERTESDGAANLIHKLRAINYTLAELGQWCAYKVAQSFLTALQSDERVNFQVDVKFQESYLSEVVTLLQCELLEGAAAEKAATECSKPENGNGNDDEIEEGELPDDHVVSGGEHVDEVIGAAVADGKVTPKVQSLIKLLLKYQHTSDFRAIVFVERVVAALVLPKVFAELPSLGFIRCASMIGHNNSQEMKSSQMQDTISKFRDGQVTLLVATSVAEEGLDIRQCNVVMRFDLAKTVLAYIQSRGRARKPGSDYILMVERENVSHAAFLRNARNSEETLRKEAIERTDLSHLKDTSRLISIDAVPGTVYKVETTGAMVSLNSAVGLIHFYCSQLPGDRYAILRPEFSMEKHEKPGGHTEYSCRLQLPCNAPFEILEGPLCSSMRLAQQAVCLAGCKKLHEMGAFTDMLLPDKGSGQDAEKGDQDEEGEPVPGTARHREFYPEGVADVLKGDWILSGKEVCEKSSKLFHLYMYSVRCVDSGSSKDPFLTEVSEFAVLFGNELDAEVLSMSMDLYVARAMITKASLAFRGSLDITESQLSSIKKFHVRLMSIVLDVDVEPSTTPWDPSKAYLFVPVTDNMSAEPIRGINWELVEKITETNVWDNPLQRARPDVYLGTNERTLGGDRREYGFGKLRNNAGFGHQQKSHPTYGIRGAVASFDVVRASGLLPVREEEAGSDVSSQGKLMMADGCMVAESLIGKIVTAAHSGKRFYVDTICYDMSAETSFPRKEGYLGPLEYNTYADYYKQKYGVDLNCKRQPLIKGRGVSYCKNLLSPRFEQSGESETTLDKTYYVFLPPELCVVHPLSGSLIRGAQRLPSIMRRVESMLLAVQLKNLISYPIPTSKILEALTAASCQETFCYERAELLGDAYLKWVVSRFLFLKYPQKHEGQLTRMRQQMVSNMVLYQYALVKGLQSYIQADRFAPSRWSAPGVPPVYDEDTKDGGGSSFFDEEQKKHEEDVFEDGEMEDGELEEGDLSSYRVLSSKTLADVVEALIGVYYVEGGKAAANHLMKWIGIEVEDDPEETTEGTVKPVCVPESVLKSIDFVGLERALKYEFAEKGLLVEAITHASRPSSGVSCYQRLEFVGDAVLDHLITRHLFFTYTSLPPGRLTDLRAAAVNNENFARVAVKHKLHLYLRHGSSALEKQIRDFVKEVLTESSKPGFNSFGLGDCKAPKVLGDIVESIAGAIFLDSGKDTSAAWKVFQPLLQPMVTPETLPMHPVRELQERCQQQAEGLEYKASRSGNTATVEVFIDGVQVGVAQNPQKKMAQKLAARNALAALKEKEIAEAKEKGAKGNAGGDENENGNKKNGNQTFTRQTLNDICLRKNWPMPSYRCVKEGGPAHAKRFTFGVRVNTSDRGWTDECIGEPMPSVKKAKDSAACLLLELLNKTYS from the exons ATGGTAATGGAGGACGAGCGTAGTAGTAAGGAGGTCACAAAGCCTTCTTATTGGCTAGATGCTTGCGAGGACATCTCTTGTGATCTCATCGATGACCTCGTCTCTGATTTCGATCCTTCCTCTGTTTCTGTCTCCGAATCCATAGACGATGAGGTCGGCGTCAACAACGATTTCTTCGGTGGGATCGATCACATTCTAGACAGTATCAAGAACGGTGGTGGCTTACCAAACAGCAACGAGGCTCCTCCCCAGTTGCTTGCTGGAGAGATTACTAAAGAGAATTATGTGAGTGGTGTTAAGAGAGACGAGGTGGTGTCGAAAGAGGAAGGAGACAACAAGAACAGGAAGAGAGCTAGGGTTTGTAGTTACCAGAGTAACATTCCAGGGAGAGGACATGCTGATTCTAGGAAACGGACTCGAAGCTACTACGACGAGGCTACTACTGGTCATCATAATAAGAGAAGAGATTGTTACAATTACAGAAGAGATAACGTTAGAGAAGCTAGGGGTTATTGGGAGAGGGACAGAGTCGGTTCGAACGAGTTGGTTTATCGGCAGGGCACTTGGGAAGCTGATCACGAAAGAGATGTCAACCGGAGAGAAGGCGGCGATAAGAAGAAGGCATCAGAGGAGAAGCCTGAAGAGCAGCGTAAAGAGAAAGTTGTGGAAGAGCAAGCGAGGCGGTACCAGTTGGATGTGCTCGAACAGGCTAAAGCAAAGAACACGATCGCTTTCCTCGAGACCGGTGCTGGGAAGACGCTTATAGCCATCCTTCTCATCAAAAGCGTTCACAAGGATCTGATGAGCCAGAAGAGGAAAATGCTCTCTGTGTTCTTGGTTCCTAAAGTGCCTCTTGTTTATCAGCAAGCGGAAGTGATCCGTAACCAGACTAGTTTCCAAGTGGGGCATTACTGTGGTGAGATGGGACAAGACTTCTGGGATGCTAGAAGGTGGCAGCGAGAGTTTGAGTCTAAGCAGGTTCTTGTAATGACAGCTCAGATTCTGTTGAATATACTGAGGCACAGCATTATCAGAATGGAAGCGATTGATCTACTGATCCTCGACGAGTGTCACCACGCTGTCAAGAAACATCCTTACTCGTTGGTGATGTCAGAGTTCTACCACACAACGTCTAAGGATAAAAGACCTGCCATCTTTGGAATGACTGCTTCTCCTGTTAATCTTAAGGGTGTCTCAAGCCAAGTTGATTGTGCGATAAAAATACGCAATCTCGAGACCAAGCTTGATTCTACGGTTTGTACCAtaaaagatcggaaggaactaGAGAAACATGTGCCTATGCCTTCGGAGATTGTGGTGGAGTATGATAAAGCTGCTACGATGTGGTCTCTTCATGAGAAGATAAAGCAAATGATTGCAGCTGTTGAAGAAGCGGCGCAGGCGAGTTCGAGGAAGAGCAAGTGGCAGTTTATGGGGGCTAGGGATGCTGGAGCTAAGGAGGAGCTGAAACAGGTTTACGGTGTTTCCGAAAGAACAGAGAGCGATGGAGCTGCTAATTTGATTCATAAACTTAGAGCTATTAACTATACTCTTGCTGAGTTGGGTCAGTGGTGTGCTTACaag GTGGCACAATCGTTCTTGACTGCGTTGCAAAGTGACGAGAGGGTGAATTTCCAAGTGGATGTGAAGTTTCAAGAATCATACCTGAGCGAGGTGGTGACGCTCTTGCAGTGTGAGCTTTTGGAAGGAGCTGCTGCGGAAAAGGCAGCCACGGAATGTAGCAAACCAGAGAATGGTAATGGAAATGATGATGAGATTGAGGAAGGAGAGCTCCCTGATGATCATG TGGTCTCTGGAGGGGAGCACGTTGATGAAGTAATAGGAGCCGCAGTGGCTGATGGGAAAGTTACTCCAAAGGTTCAGTCGCTGATCAAACTACTCCTCAAGTATCAGCACACATCCGATTTTCGCGCCATTGTTTTTGTTGAGAGAGTTGTTGCTGCTTTGGTTCTTCCAAAG GTCTTCGCGGAGCTGCCTTCTCTTGGTTTTATAAGGTGCGCCAGCATGATCGGTCACAATAACAGCCAGGAAATGAAGTCATCTCAAATGCAGGATACTATTTCCAAATTCCGAGATGGTCAA GTGACACTGTTAGTCGCTACAAGCGTTGCTGAGGAAGGACTTGATATTAGGCAATGTAACGTTGTAATGCGTTTCGACCTTGCAAAGACGGTGCTTGCATACATTCAGTCTCGTGGTAGGGCAAGAAAGCCTGGATCAGACTACATACTCATGGTCGAGAG GGAAAATGTATCTCACGCGGCATTCTTAAGGAATGCTAGGAACAGTGAGGAGACGCTGCGAAAAGAAGCAATAGAAAGGACTGATCTGAGTCACCTCAAAGATACATCGAGGCTAATCTCCATTGACGCTGTGCCTGGTACAGTTTATAAGGTGGAGACAACTGGTGCCATGGTTAGCCTTAATTCCGCGGTTGGTCTCATACATTTCTACTGCTCTCAGCTTCCCGGTGACAG GTATGCGATTCTTCGTCCTGAGTTCAGCATGGAGAAACATGAAAAGCCTGGCGGACACACCGAATATTCATGCAGGCTTCAGCTTCCTTGCAATGCACCCTTTGAAATTCTCGAGGGTCCTCTTTGTAGTTCGATGCGTCTTGCTCAACAG GCTGTATGTCTAGCTGGTTGCAAGAAACTGCATGAGATGGGTGCATTTACGGATATGCTATTGCCGGACAAGGGAAGTGGTCAAGACGCTGAGAAGGGTGACCAGGATGAAGAAGGCGAACCCGTTCCTGGAACTGCTAGACACAGAGAGTTCTATCCTGAAGGTGTAGCGGATGTacttaag GGAGATTGGATTTTATCAGGAAAGGAAGTTTGTGAGAAGAGCTCAAAGCTATTCCATTTATACATGTACAGTGTTAGATGTGTAGATTCTGGGTCTTCAAAAGATCCATTCTTAACCGAAGTTTCAGAATTCGCGGTTCTTTTTGGCAATGAGCTGGATGCAGAG GTATTATCGATGTCTATGGATCTTTATGTTGCTCGAGCCATGATCACCAAAGCATCTCTTGCTTTCAGGGGATCACTGGATATTACAGAAAGCCAG CTATCATCTATTAAAAAGTTTCATGTGAGATTGATGAGTATAGTCTTAGATGTTGATGTCGAACCCTCCACGACACCATGGGATCCTTCAAAGGCCTACTTGTTTGTCCCCGTGACCGACAACATGTCTGCGGAACCCATAAGAGGAATCAACTGGGAGTTAGTTGAAAAGATAACCGAAACCAATGTGTGGGACAACCCGCTTCAGAGAGCTCGTCCGGATGTGTATCTCGGGACTAACGAGAGAACTCTCGGTGGGGACAGGAGGGAATACGGGTTTGGTAAACTTCGTAACAACGCTGGATTCGGGCATCAGCAGAAATCTCACCCAACTTATGGTATTAGAGGAGCGGTTGCATCTTTTGATGTTGTGAGAGCTTCTGGATTGTTACCTGTGAGGGAGGAGGAAGCAGGAAGTGATGTATCATCGCAAGGTAAACTGATGATGGCAGATGGGTGCATGGTTGCAGAAAGTCTAATAGGGAAAATAGTGACGGCCGCACATTCAGGGAAGCGGTTTTATGTGGACACTATTTGCTACGATATGAGTGCAGAAACTTCATTCCCAAGGAAAGAGGGGTATCTAGGTCCTTTGGAATACAACACTTACGCTGACTACTACAAGCAGAA GTATGGAGTTGATTTAAACTGTAAACGTCAACCTTTAATCAAAGGAAGAGGTGTTTCTTATTGCAagaatcttctttctcctcggTTTGAACAGTCAG GTGAATCTGAGACGACACTTGATAAAACATATTACGTGTTTCTTCCACCTGAACTATGCGTGGTGCATCCTCTTTCGGGTTCACTTATCCGAGGTGCTCAGAGGTTGCCCTCTATAATGAGAAGAGTTGAGAGCATGTTGCTCGCTGTTCAACTCAAAAACTTGATTAGTTATCCCATTCCTACTTCAAAG ATTCTGGAAGCCTTGACTGCAGCCTCGTGCCAGGAGACGTTCTGCTACGAGAGAGCAGAGCTTTTAGGAGATGCGTATCTGAAATGGGTCGTAAGTCGTTTTCTGTTTCTCAAGTACCCTCAGAAGCACGAGGGTCAGCTTACAAGGATGAGACAGCAGATGGTCAGCAACATGGTTCTTTACCAGTACGCTCTGGTCAAAGGCCTCCAGTCGTATATCCAGGCGGATCGTTTCGCTCCTTCTAGGTGGTCTGCTCCTGGCGTGCCTCCCGTTTACGACGAGGACACCAAAGATGGAGGAGGATCTTCGTTTTTCGACGAGGAGCAGAAGAAACACGAGGAGGACGTGTTTGAAGATGGGGAGATGGAAGATGGTGAGCTAGAGGAGGGTGACCTGAGCTCTTACAGGGTGTTATCTAGCAAAACGTTGGCTGATGTCGTCGAAGCCTTGATCGGTGTTTACTACGTGGAAGGAGGTAAAGCTGCGGCGAACCATTTGATGAAATGGATTGGGATTGAGGTGGAGGATGATCCCGAAGAGACGACCGAAGGGACGGTGAAACCTGTTTGTGTTCCGGAGAGCGTGCTAAAGAGCATAGACTTTGTTGGTCTAGAGAGAGCTTTGAAGTACGAGTTTGCGGAGAAAGGTCTTCTTGTGGAAGCTATCACGCACGCTTCGAGACCGTCTTCGGGTGTTTCGTGTTACCAGAGGTTGGAGTTTGTTGGTGACGCGGTCTTGGATCATCTCATTACGAGACACTTGTTTTTCACGTACACGAGCCTTCCTCCTGGTCGGTTAACTGATCTTCGAGCTGCGGCGGTTAATAACGAGAACTTTGCTCGTGTTGCGGTTAAACATAAGCTCCACTTGTACCTTCGTCACGGTTCTAGTGCCCTCGAGAAACAG ATTCGAGATTTTGTGAAGGAAGTCCTAACCGAGTCTTCTAAACCGGGGTTTAACTCGTTCGGTTTAGGAGACTGTAAAGCGCCAAAGGTTCTTGGAGATATAGTTGAATCCATTGCAGGTGCTATCTTTCTTGATAGTGGAAAAGACACAAGTGCTGCTTGGAAG gtttttcAACCTTTGCTGCAACCAATGGTGACACCAGAGACGCTTCCGATGCATCCGGTACGAGAGCTGCAAGAGCGTTGCCAGCAACAAGCAGAAGGGTTAGAGTACAAGGCGAGTAGGAGTGGTAACACAGCGACTGTGGAAGTATTCATCGACGGTGTTCAAGTGGGAGTGGCGCAGAACCCGCAGAAGAAAATGGCTCAGAAGCTAGCGGCGAGGAACGCGCTGGCTGCcttgaaagagaaagagatagcTGAAGCAAAAGAGAAGGGAGCAAAGGGGAATGCAGGAGGAGATGAGAATGagaatgggaacaagaagaatGGGAATCAGACGTTTACGAGACAAACGTTGAATGATATTTGCTTGCGGAAGAATTGGCCAATGCCTTCTTACAg ATGTGTGAAAGAAGGGGGACCGGCGCATGCAAAGAGGTTTACGTTTGGGGTAAGAGTGAATACAAGCGATAGAGGATGGACTGATGAATGTATAGGAGAGCCGATGCCGAGTGTTAAGAAGGCTAAAGACTCTGCTGCTTGTCTTCTTCTTGAGCTTCTCAATAAGACTTATTCTTAA
- the LOC108862610 gene encoding soluble inorganic pyrophosphatase 1 encodes MSGETKENQKLQQRPAPRLNERILSSLSRRSVAAHPWHDLEIGPGAPQIFNVVVEITKGSKVKYELDKKTGLIKVDRILYSSVVYPHNYGFVPRTLCEDNDPIDVLVIMQEPVLPGCFLRARAIGLMPMIDQGEKDDKIIAVCVDDPEYKHYTDIKELPPHRLSEIRRFFEDYKKNENKEVAVNDFLPSEKAIEAIQYSMDLYAEYILHTLRR; translated from the exons ATGAGTGGAGAAACGAAAGAGAATCAGAAGCTGCAGCAGCGACCTGCTCCTCGTCTTAACGAGAGGATTCTCTCTTCCTTGTCTAGACGATCCGTTGCTGCTCATCCCTGGCACGATCTTGAGATTG GTCCTGGAGCTCCACAGATTTTCAATGTG GTGGTTGAGATCACAAAGGGAAGCAAGGTCAAATATGAACTTGACAAAAAGACTGGACTCATCAAGGTTGATCGTATTCTCTACTCATCTGTTGTTTACCCTCACAACTATGGTTTCGTTCCTCGCACCCTTTGTGAAGACAATGACCCTATTGATGTTTTAGTCATCATGCAG GAACCTGTGCTTCCAGGTTGTTTTCTGCGTGCTCGTGCTATTGGATTAATGCCTATGATTGACCAG GGTGAGAAAGATGACAAGATCATTGCAGTTTGTGTTGATGATCCTGAGTACAAGCATTACACTGACATCAAAGAGCTTCCTCCTCACCGTCTCTCTGAGATTCGTCGTTTCTTTGAAGACt ACAAGAAGAATGAGAACAAGGAAGTTGCAGTTAATGATTTTCTCCCATCTGAGAAAGCTATTGAAGCTATCCAGTACTCAAT GGACCTTTATGCTGAGTACATTCTCCATACCCTGCGACGTTGA
- the LOC108861127 gene encoding protein LHY yields MDTNTSGDELLTKARKPYTITKQRERWTEDEHDRFLEALRLYGRAWQRIEEHIGTKTAVQIRSHAQKFFTKLEKEAEAKGIPVCQALNIEIPPPRPKRKPNTPYPRKPGPSSSQAPSAKLASSSQCNQAFLDLEKVPINEETSTGKENQDDNCSGVSTVSKFRLPKKPEPSLIKESADNGTSKASNVENMVQDLPEKNKDRVADSARNYPWHFPADFVNGNIAKCAQFHPPPGMVSQDLMFCPMGDRVHGHVNLPATTTSSATTTTTTTASQQACPSQDVYRSFLHFTSTFPNLIMSSLLQNPAAHAAATFAASAWPYSNVGNSRDSSTQMSSSPPPPSIAAIAAATVAAATAWWASHGLIPVCAPPPTPVTCLPLPTFAVPTPSMEKMDTVKSNQEPLEKQNTALQDQKMASKSPASSSDDSEETGITKLNAADSKTNRDKEEVIVDAAAADADALHDPNASPKKKLVDRSSCGSNTPSGSDAETDALDKMEKDNEDVKEADANQPSVIELSNRRSKIRDNNNNQTTDSWKEVSQGGRKAFQALFARQRLPQSFSPPQVEDNVNGKQSDTSMPIMAPDLNKIQGSCDADQESGVMMIGDGQGKSLKTRQSGFKPYKRCSMEVKESQDGNTNNQSDEKVCKRIRLEGEAST; encoded by the exons ATGGATACAAATACATCTGGAGATGAGTTATTAACCAAG GCAAGAAAGCCGTATACTATTACAAAGCAGCGGGAACGATGGACAGAGGATGAGCATGATAGGTTTCTTGAAGCCTTGAGGCTTTATGGAAGGGCCTGGCAACGCATAGAAG AACATATTGGGACAAAGACTGCTGTTCAGATCAGAAGTCATGCACAAAAGTTCTTCACCAAG TTGGAGAAAGAGGCTGAAGCTAAAGGCATTCCTGTTTGTCAAGCTCTCAACATAGAAATCCCACCTCCTCGTCCTAAAAGAAAACCCAATACTCCTTATCCTCGCAAACCTGGCCCTTCTTCCTCTCAAGCACCATCAGCAAAACTTGCCTCTTCTTCACAATGTAACCAGGCTTTCTTGGATTTGGAAAAAGTGCCCATTAACGAG GAAACATCAACTGGGAAAGAAAATCAAGATGATAACTGCTCAGGGGTTTCTACTGTGAGCAAGTTTCGCTTACCAAAGAAACCTGAACCGTCTCTAATAAAG GAGAGTGCTGATAATGGAACAAGTAAGGCGTCAAATGTGGAAAACATGGTTCAAGATCTTCCCGAGAAGAACAAAGACAGAGTTGCTGACAGCGCAAGGAACTACCCTTGGCATTTCCCGGCGGATTTTGTAAACGGAAATATAGCAAAATGCGCTCAGTTTCATCCCCCTCCAGGTATGGTATCTCAAGACTTGATGTTTTGTCCTATGGGAGATCGTGTTCACGGGCACGTGAATCTTCCAGCTACCACAACATCATctgctactactactactactacaacTGCTTCTCAACAGGCGTGCCCTTCCCAGGATGTTTACCGTTCGTTTCTTCACTTCACTTCTACTTTCCCCAATCTCATTATGTCAAGTCTCCTACAGAACCCTGCAGCTCATGCTGCAGCCACGTTCGCTGCTTCGGCCTGGCCCTATTCCAATGTCGGGAACTCGAGAGATTCATCAACGCAAATGagctcttctcctcctcctccaagtATAGCTGCTATAGCTGCTGCTACGGTAGCTGCTGCAACTGCTTGGTGGGCTTCTCATGGACTTATTCCTGTGTGTGCTCCTCCTCCTACTCCAGTCACATGCCTTCCATTACCAACCTTTGCTGTTCCAACTCCCTCAATGGAGAAGATGGATACCGTTAAAAGTAATCAAGAACCGCTGGAGAAACAGAACACAGCTCTGCAAGATCAAAAAATGGCTTCAAAATCTCCAGCTTCATCATCCGACGATTCAGAAGAGACTGGAATAACCAAGCTAAACGCTGCCGACTCGAAAACAAATCGTGACAAGGAGGAAGTTATTGTTGacgctgctgctgctgatgctGATGCTTTGCATGATCCAAACGCGTCCCCAAAGAAAAAGCTGGTGGACCGCTCATCGTGTGGGTCAAACACACCATCAGGAAGTGACGCGGAAACAGACGCATTAGATAAGATGGAGAAAGATAACGAGGATGTAAAGGAGGCAGATGCAAACCAGCCAAGTGTTATTGAGTTAAGCAACCGTCGGAGTAAAATCAGAGACAACAATAACAACCAAACTACTGATTCATGGAAAGAAGTCTCCCAAGgg GGTCGTAAAGCGTTTCAGGCTCTATTTGCAAGACAGAGATTGCCTCAGAGCTTTTCACCTCCTCAAGTGGAGGATAATGTGAATGGAAAACAAAGCGACACGTCAATGCCAATAATGGCTCCTGATCTCAACAAGATTCAAGGTTCTTGTGATGCAGACCAAGAAAGTGGAGTAATGATGATAGGTGATGGACAGGGGAAGAGCCTTAAAACGAGACAGTCAGGGTTTAAGCCATACAAGAGATGTTCAATGGAGGTGAAAGAGAGTCAAGATGGGAACACAAACAATCAGAGCGATGAAAAAGTCTGCAAGAGGATTCGATTGGAAGGAGAAGCTTCAACATAA
- the LOC108862569 gene encoding WAT1-related protein At1g01070, whose amino-acid sequence MGEEMQGVKVIEEWSPVIVMVISNVAMGSVNALVKKALDVGVNHMVVGAYRMAISALILAPFAYILERKTRPELTFRLLVDHFISGLLGASLMQFFFLLGLSYTSATVSCALVSMLPAITFTLALIFRTENVRNLKTKAGMLKMMGTLICISGALFLTFYKGPQISNPHSHTEATLHQNNNDQDKAKNWLLGCLYLTIGTTLLSLWMLFQGNLNIKYPCKYSSTCLMSVFAAFQCALLSLYKGRDAHDWVIGDKFVIIVIVYAGVVGQAMSTVATTWGIKKLGAVFASTFSPITLISATLFDFLILHTPLYLGSVIGSVVAVMGLYVFLWGKNNETEASTTLPPQMDNGHQNVNNDNDSKSPV is encoded by the exons atgggtgAAGAGATGCAGGGAGTGAAAGTAATCGAGGAGTGGTCTCCGGTTATAGTAATGGTGATATCTAACGTAGCGATGGGTTCAGTTAATGCACTTGTGAAGAAAGCTCTTGATGTTGGTGTGAACCATATGGTCGTTGGTGCTTATCGAATGGCTATTTCCGCTTTAATTCTAGCTCCCTTCGCTTATATCTTGGAAAG GAAAACAAGACCGGAGCTAACATTTAGGTTATTGGTCGATCATTTCATCAGCGGCCTGCTCGG GGCAAGTCTGatgcaatttttctttttgcttggTCTGTCGTACACGTCGGCAACTGTTTCGTGTGCTTTGGTAAGCATGTTACCCGCAATCACCTTCACTTTGGCCCTTATTTTCAG GACCGAGAATGTAAGGAATCTAAAGACGAAAGCAGGAATGTTGAAGATGATGGGAACTCTAATATGCATAAGTGGAGCTTTGTTCTTGACATTCTACAAAGGCCCTCAAATATCAAACCCTCACTCACACACGGAGGCGACTCTTCACCAGAACAACAATGATCAAGACAAAGCCAAGAACTGGCTTCTTGGATGTCTTTACTTAACCATTGGAACCACGCTGCTGTCTCTATGGATGCTGTTTCAAGGGAATTTAAACATTAAGTACCCTTGCAAATACTCGAGCACCTGTCTCATGTCGGTTTTTGCGGCGTTCCAATGTGCTCTCTTGAGTCTTTACAAGGGCAGAGACGCTCACGACTGGGTCATCGGTGACAAATTCGTGATTATTGTCATCGTATACGCT GGAGTGGTAGGACAAGCAATGTCGACGGTAGCAACAACGTGGGGAATTAAGAAACTAGGAGCGGTTTTCGCATCCACATTTTCTCCAATTACTCTTATATCAGCTACTCTATTCGATTTCCTCATCTTACACACTCCTTTATACCTTGGCAG TGTAATTGGATCAGTAGTGGCAGTGATGGGTCTCTACGTGTTCTTGTGGGGTAAAAACAATGAAACGGAAGCATCAACTACATTGCCTCCTCAGATGGACAATGGACACCAAAATGTTAATAACGATAACGACTCTAAGTCGCCCGTTTAA
- the LOC108862600 gene encoding 28 kDa ribonucleoprotein, chloroplastic, whose translation MAASSSCFAIPLSSSRSSSNAIPKCKTLTSSCFYVASLKASTTSFHLSSLSRQRLQLKVFSSSSELSVLDEATQEAEDEVKVDGETGEETEAEPVVTKKPRPCELYVCNIPRSYDITQLLDMFQSFGTVISVEVSRNPETGESRGSGYVTMSSINSAKNAIASLDGNEVGGREMRVRYSVDMNPGTRKNTSALNSTPKKILMYESPYKVYVGNLPWLTQPDGLRDHFSQFGTVVSTRVLHDRKTGKNRVFAFLSFANLDERDAALSLNGTEYEGRRIIVRQGIERTES comes from the exons ATGGCAGCCTCCTCCTCCTGCTTCGCAATTCCCTTATCTTCTTCTCGATCATCTTCCAATGCCATCCCAAAATGCAAAACGTTAACCTCTTCTTGCTTTTACGTAGCATCTCTCAAAGCTTCTACCACCTCTTtccatctctcttctctttctcgcCAACGACTGCAACTCAAggtcttttcttcttcttcagaatTATCAGTTCTGGATGAAGCGACACAAGAAGCAGAAGACGAAGTTAAAGTTGATGGAGAGACAGGAGAAGAAACCGAAGCGGAGCCAGTGGTGACGAAGAAACCCAGACCTTGCGAGCTATACGTTTGTAATATCCCAAGAAGCTATGACATTACTCAGCTTCTCGACATGTTTCAGTCTTTTGGAACTGTCATCTCCGTCGag GTATCTCGAAATCCAGAGACTGGAGAGAGCCGTGGAAGCGGTTATGTCACAATGAGTTCTATCAACTCTGCCAAAAACGCCATTGCTTCTCTTGATGGAAAT GAAGTAGGTGGTCGGGAGATGCGGGTTAGGTACTCTGTTGACATGAATCCAGGAACCAGAAAAAACACATCAGCCTTGAACTCAACACCTAAGAAGATTCTCATGTACGAAAGCCCGTACAAGGTTTATGTCGGAAACCTCCCTTGGCTCACGCAGCCTGATGGTTTGAGAGACCACTTTAGCCAGTTTGGTACAGTCGTGAGCACCAGAGTGTTGCACGACCGCAAGACTGGAAAAAACAGAGTCTTTGCCTTTCTTTCCTTTGCAAACCTTGATGAACGTGATGCTGCTCTATCCCTCAATGGAACA GAATATGAAGGTCGCAGAATCATAGTCAGACAAGGTATCGAGAGGACCGAGTCTTAA